CCATCGAAAAAGTGAAGGCTGCGGCGGCAACCGAAGATGTCAATGCGATCAAGCAGGCGACCGAAGAACTCGAAACTGCGGCGAAGGCATTTAGCAAAGTCCTGTACGACAAGACCGCCGCCGCCGGCGATGCACCTGCCGGTGATGCCGACCCTGCCGCGGCCGCGGCAGCTTCGGACAACGATGACGACGATGCAATCGACGCTGACTTTGAAGTGAAGAGCTAACGTCCGGCAACGACATTCAAGGAACCTTCCACGGTCGCGACTGAGCTGTCCAGCCGACGCGACCGCGTGGAGGATCAATCCAGACGGGTGCAACGACGCCCGTCTTTTTTTACGCACCGACAGAACCAATCCGGAATGTTGATCACGTTCCATTGGCAAAAATCACCCCCAAGAGCCTTTCGCCAAACGTGCCGGCGTCGGATGTCCCCGGCTCAGCACTCACCACCGACAGAACGAGCCCACCGAAGGAGCATTTCCTCTCAGGCGGCAAACCGCAGGAGCAACCGCGATGACTTTCCGATTCGATAAATTGACCACCAAAGCGCAGGGCCTCATCGCCGAAGCGCAAGGCCGTGCGACCTCTGCCGGCAATCCCGACATCACGTCACTGCATCTGCTCAGCGCAATGCTGGACGAAACGGACGGCCTCACGGGCGCCTTACTGGACAAGATGAACGTCGACTCAAAGCAGCTGCGTGAACTGACCGCGAGCGAACTGGAAAAAACGCCTTCGGTAACGGGAGGACGTCAGCCAGGAATCTCCGGTGAACTGCAATCGGCGCTCAACGAAGCGGCGACCGCGGCCGAGTCTCTGAAAGACGAATACGTGGCGACCGAGCACTTACTGTTGGGCTTGGCCAAAGCCAAAACCAAGGCCCAGAGCCTGCTGTCACTCTGCGGGATCAATGCCGATGATGTATTGAAGGCCGCAAGTGAAATCCGCGGCAGTGCGCGAGTCACTGACCAGAACGCCGAAGAGACCTATCAGGCACTTCAAAAGTACGGCGTTGACCTGACCGAACTGGCTTCGCAAGGCAAGCTCGATCCGGTCATCGGTCGTGACAACGAAATCCGCCGAGTCATCCAGGTGCTTTCACGACGCACCAAGAACAATCCTGTTCTGATCGGTCAGCCAGGGGTCGGAAAGACCGCGATCGCGGAAGGTTTGGCGCTACGTATCTTTGAAGCAGATGTCCCACATAGCTTGAAAAATAAACGGGTGATTGCACTCGATATGGGCGCGCTTGTCGCCGGGGCAAAATTCCGAGGTGACTTCGAAGAACGACTCAAAGCGGTACTACGCGAAGTCAAAGATTCTGACGGGCGTGTCATTTTGTTTATCGATGAGTTGCACTTGGTCGTCGGAGCGGGTAAAGCCGAAGGGTCTCCCGATGCGGCAAACCTACTCAAGCCCGAATTGGCACGTGGCGCACTTCGCTGCGTCGGCGCGACGACGCTGGACGAATACCGACAGCACATCGAAAAAGACGCCGCACTCGAACGCCGTTTTCAGCCGGTGTTTGTTGAGGAGCCAAGCGTCGATGACACCATCGCGATTCTTCGTGGACTAAAACCGCGTTACGAATCACATCACGGGGTGCGGATCACCGATAGCGCGCTGGTTGCCGCCGCAACACTGGCCAACCGCTACATCACCGATCGTTTCCTCCCGGACAAGGCGATCGACTTGGTTGACGAAGCGACAAGCCGATTGGCGATGGAAAAGGAAAGCGTTCCCGAACCGATCGATCGTATCCAACGACGTTTGCGTCAGCTTGAATTGGCCCTGCGGCAGCTTCAAGATGAAGACCCAGATGATGCGTCGATCGTCGCCAGCCGAGAGGAGATCCAAGCGGAAATGGAGACCCTCGCCAAAGAGCTTGTTGATCTGCGAGAACAGTGGGAAAGCGAGAAGATTGGCCTCGAAGGCGTCCAGTCGATTCGACAAGAAGCCGAAACGCTCGCCCATCGTTTCGCAACCCTTGATGCCGAAGCCAAGCAAACGCAACTGCGCGGCGAAAACCCTGAATCAATCTACCGCGAAATGCTAGAGGTCCAATCGCGCCAAAAAGAACTCGAAGCCAAGCTCAATGAAATCGAAATCCGTGACGCCAACAACGACTCGGAAGAAGACAAGCCAGAGCA
The sequence above is a segment of the Roseiconus lacunae genome. Coding sequences within it:
- the clpB gene encoding ATP-dependent chaperone ClpB, which produces MTFRFDKLTTKAQGLIAEAQGRATSAGNPDITSLHLLSAMLDETDGLTGALLDKMNVDSKQLRELTASELEKTPSVTGGRQPGISGELQSALNEAATAAESLKDEYVATEHLLLGLAKAKTKAQSLLSLCGINADDVLKAASEIRGSARVTDQNAEETYQALQKYGVDLTELASQGKLDPVIGRDNEIRRVIQVLSRRTKNNPVLIGQPGVGKTAIAEGLALRIFEADVPHSLKNKRVIALDMGALVAGAKFRGDFEERLKAVLREVKDSDGRVILFIDELHLVVGAGKAEGSPDAANLLKPELARGALRCVGATTLDEYRQHIEKDAALERRFQPVFVEEPSVDDTIAILRGLKPRYESHHGVRITDSALVAAATLANRYITDRFLPDKAIDLVDEATSRLAMEKESVPEPIDRIQRRLRQLELALRQLQDEDPDDASIVASREEIQAEMETLAKELVDLREQWESEKIGLEGVQSIRQEAETLAHRFATLDAEAKQTQLRGENPESIYREMLEVQSRQKELEAKLNEIEIRDANNDSEEDKPEHHRRLLRREVTSDEIAEVVSMWTGVPVSRMMETERAKLLVMEERLHQRVIGQDEAVRAVSDAVRRSRSGLSDPNRPIGSFLFLGPTGVGKTELCKALAEIMFDDESAMVRIDMSEFMERHSVARMIGAPPGYVGYEEGGKLTEAVRRRPYAVILLDEIEKAHPDVFNILLQVLDDGRLTDGQGRTVNFSNTVIVMTSNAGSQEIQRIAADDGSEDDMHAAVQEALRSRFLPEFLNRIDDTVIFKPLDQTEIRKIVKLQLDQLATRLHENGLNLEVTEAAIDEIAKVGYDPTYGARPLKRVIQRQIQNQLATALLKSSFPEGSTVLVDHDGLDFTFGSQTPIDHATA